From Salvelinus sp. IW2-2015 linkage group LG18, ASM291031v2, whole genome shotgun sequence, a single genomic window includes:
- the LOC111977351 gene encoding zinc-binding protein A33, whose product MSTVGWGRDRCHAPSNQLPQLPCLGIRYRGIKAWVIILLLVSCSYPFLGKRDRRYRRKEDRQSYIQEFVMKGHTQETLVKHQRHLQRQRDVVAYRMKKLAAKQVDFTKKTNALKEKIKKKYEDMKRVLDEDLRITLTQLDMEYQATECTIEDRIERCYHLSQELDQEIAQISTQMEKEQSDDKDVETERRIAETMKATDPELLQVDEFKNKQLLSLTINLLLFIRSQVPVTKKLFQSYASDVVLDPTTAHPKLIISPKGDLAEYTDTWQEVPENPSRFDTTLNVISRQGFREGRHYWEVQVSGKTYWEIGLTYPSIPRKGREEDCWLGRGDESWAMEFFNGDYTAWHDRVAHALPVVAGQHFTRIGIYSSFPGGLVCFLGADTMTPLHCFYVATFTNVLHQAVCPGHDNQGSNWKPLKICDASRSAPTL is encoded by the exons ATGAGTACAGTGGGGTGGGGGAGGGATAGATGCCATGCTCCCTCCAACCAACTCCCCCAACTACCATGCCTTGGCATCAGATACAGGGGTATAAAAGCTTGGGTAATAATACTTCTGCTGGTAAGTTGCAGTTATCCTTTTCTGGGGAAGAGGGATAGGAGATACAGAAGGAAGGAGGACAGACAGTCATACATACAGGAGTTTGTCATGAAGGGCCATACGCAA GAAACACTTGTGAAACATCAACGGCACCTACAGAGGCAAAGGGATGTTGTCGCATACAGGATGAAGAAGTTGGCAGCTAAGCAGGTTGACTTTACA AAGAAGACCAATGCACTGAAGGAGAAGATTAAGAAGAAGTATGAGGACATGAAGAGGGTTCTGGATGAGGACCTGCGAATCACACTGACCCAGCTGGACATGGAGTATCAAGCCACAGAGTGCACCATTGAGGACAGAATAGAGCGCTGCTACCACCTCAGTCAGGAACTTGACCAGGAGATAGCCCAGATCAGCACCCAAATGGAGAAAGAGCAGTCAGACGACAAG GATGTGGAAACGGAGAGAAG AATAGCAGAGACGATGAAGGCTACGGATCCAGAATTGCTTCAGGTGGATGAATTTAAGAATAAACAGCTCTTGAGTTTAACCATCAACCTCCTGCTTTTCATCCGGTCCCAGGTTCCTGTCACCAAGAAACTATTTCAGAGCT ATGCCTCTGACGTTGTCCTTGACCCTACCACTGCCCACCCGAAACTTATAATTTCCCCTAAGGGTGACTTGGCAGAGTACACGGACACCTGGCAAGAAGTCCCAGAGAACCCCTCACGCTTCGACACCACCCTCAACGTCATCAGCCGGCAGGGCTTCCGAGAGGGACGTCACTACTGGGAGGTACAGGTAAGTGGGAAGACCTACTGGGAGATAGGTCTCACCTACCCAAGCATCCCACGCAAGGGCCGCGAGGAGGACTGCTGGCTGGGCCGTGGAGACGAGTCTTGGGCAATGGAGTTCTTTAATGGGGACTACACAGCATGGCATGACAGGGTGGCCCATGCGCTCCCTGTGGTGGCCGGACAGCACTTCACTCGCATCGGTATTTACTCCAGCTTCCCCGGGGGCCTGGTGTGCTTCCTGGGGGCCGACACCATGACCCCTCTCCACTGTTTCTATGTCGCCACCTTCACCAATGTCCTCCACCAGGCTGTGTGCCCCGGGCACGACAATCAGGGTTCCAACTGGAAGCCCCTTAAGATTTGCGATGCCTCACGCTCTGCTCCTACCCTCTGA